CACCCGTTTCTTGGTTTGAGAACTGACCTGTGGAGGATTGTAGTTCAGAGAGAACCCAGCCCTCTTGGAGGTGGGGAGGTGAGGGCCAACCCGGCCTTGAAACCACACATCCAGCTCTAGCCCCCTTTGTTCCCCCTTGGGACACCTCCTACTCACTGTCTCAAACCCCTTCCTTGCTCTATCAGTTTCAGAAAGTGAGAACtggtttcccttgtatgtgagCTGCCCCAGGAGGCAGGGGAGTAGAGCAGCGAGGAGCAGAAAGACACTAGCCTGGCTCTGCATCCCTGGGTGGCAGTCTCCTGTGTTCCCTGTGGTCGGAGCCCAGACGCCTCAAAGGCTGATGTGAAATTAACCAAGAAGTGAGAGTGGCACATGGCATCCAGGAGACTTGATCTTTATTTTGTTTCCAGCCTGGTTGAGGGAGATCAGTGGAGTGTGGCCTGGAGGGGAGCACGGAGGTTCCAGCATGCCCCCAGGATCTGCCTGCTCTGCCCAGGGACCCAGAGCTTCGGCAGGGGTATGGCTTTCTTCCACCTGTCCTTCCCAGAGCTGGATCTGAACTCAAGGCTGTCTCCAGGTTCCTGGTGTTCTTTCTTCATTATCCTCAGATTCTTTAGCTAAAGAAAGAGCCGGAACTCAAGTCCAGACAACATATTAGGCCGGAAGTGAGCCAGTGGCGGGCACATAATGAACGCACACTCTTTATGCACACCATTGCTGCTGGGCTCTCTGCCCCTGCCTCCAGGGGGCAGACCCCTGAGACCCCCTATCTGTCCACCCTTGCAGATACTGCCCCACCTTAAAACCCCTGGAAGGGGCAGCAGCCACTGGGGACACTGGAGACATGGGCGTGCTCCGTGTGGGCTGCCACCTGGAGCAGGGTCCCCTGGGCACAAGCTCTGGGGCTCTCTGTTGGTCCTTGCTGGTCTGGGGTTTGGGGCCTGGCCAGGTGGCTGAGCAGAGCGTGAGTCATGACTCTGGCAGCTGCAGGGGTCCCTGAAGCCACCAGCCCCAACACATCAACCTCTGTGTCATCTGAGATGTCACGAAAGATGAGGGGACAGGCCCAAGCACCAGCTGCAGACTCAGCCACCAGGTTGCTGAGTAGAACCCCGGTGCTTGGGGACAGGTGTCCAGAGCCGAAGGAGCTGTTGAGCgaggaggtgaggaggaggaCGGAGCCGCTGCTGTCCACGGTGGCCAGGACACTGCTCCTGGGGGCTGCAGCAGCTTGCGGGAGTGCTGGGCAGGGCGCAGGGCTGGGCCCTGCAGACTGTAGAGATGCTTCCAGCAGCTCCAGCAGTTCTGGGCCAgctgaggggctgggggtggtgaaCAGGATGCCCTGGGGCAAAGGTAGCTGCAGGGCTGGCTCCAAGGTGGGCCTGGGCCCGACTGAGGGGCCCTCCAACCCCAGGTCTTCGGCCAGCAGACTCAGCAGGGCATCCCCGgagaggtctggggtgggggccagTGAGGCCTTGTGGAGCACAGCTGCCAGCTTGGTGTTGGTGACTCGGGTCCCAGGGCCCAGGGGTGTCCCGTTAGCATGGCAAAGTAGTGGACAGAGGCCCTTGGTGTCCTGGGCTGCCAGGGCGCTGGCCAGGGATGTGTCCACCAGAAAGCCCTTTTGAGCCAGTGAGATGGGGCCCACCAGCAGGTGTGGCCAGGGCAGGCGGCCGAAATGAGTGTGCAGCATGTGGAGGGCGGGCAGAGCTGAGGGCAGCCCCAGGCCGGGGGCCAGGGTCTGGGCTGGGCCCGATGTCAGGGCAGTGGAGTTGCCCGAGGAGCTATTGTGGAAGAGGCCCCAGTACGTGGCACCTGGGAGGAGACAAAGGGGTCACACAGGGGTCAGGGGCACTCGGTAGTCCCAGGTGAAGGGTCAATGACTTAGCCTGTGGTTAGTAGTTACTGACCAGGCCTGGAGACGGGGATCAGTAACCAGGCCTGGGGTCGAGATCACACTGATCTGGGATCAAGGGTCACAACCTAGGGGTGGGGCTACTGCCCAAGTCCTAGGTCCTGCTCACCAGCCAGCCTTGAGGTCAGGGCTTCTGACTGCCCGAGTTCCAGGTCACTGCTGAGGCCCAGGGTTGGGGTCGCTGTCTGGGGTTGTGGGTTACTGACCTAGCCCTGTGGTGTGAGGATGGACCACTGCCAGACACAAGGCTGCTCCAACTCCAGCATCCACGATGTTGCCCCCAGCAACAAACAGCTCTCGACCCAGGCGGGAGCACTCAGCTGCAGTGAAAGAGGGGGCTGTCTTGAGGTGGGGAGCTGGGGCCAGTGATGCCCCCCCCTTCTTCCCCTGAACTACTCCTCGCACTGACCTGCTGGGCTGATGATGGCGCCGTGGTGGTACACGCCAGGCCTGTGGGAGTGCCCGCTGGCTGGAGGGGCCCCAGAGCCCAAGGCTCCTGGAGAGGCACCGCTGCTGCAGAGTTGCCTCACGGCCAGGGAGAAGCCGACGGCCAGCAACAGCAGGGCGGCCACCAGTTGGGCCCAGGCCCCGGGCAGACGGCCAGCCTTGTTCCTGCAGACAGCGATGTCCTAAGCCAGGGCCACGCAGGAGGACACCCACGAACCCCCGGAGAACCCAGGGGCTAATTCCCAAAAGGTTTGGTCTTGCTTGCAGGAGAAGTTTGCCAAGGAGAAAGGGTCTCCTGGCAGAAGACACAGCCTTGTGAATGGAGACATGGAGACAGGAGGGAGCTTGGGGAAGGTCTCTGGAGAAGAAGGGGTTGGACAGGTAGGGTCCAGCCGGTCTGGAGGGATGCCTGAGCGGGGCTTGGCAGACTCCAGGAGCCGAGCCCGGCCAGGTGTAGCCAGAACCAACCTGCCCGGCAGGTGCCTCCTGCaccagggggtgggggctgggagcctTTGGCAGAATAGCCAGCAGGGCTGACTTAGTACAAATGTCCCTTCAGTCGCACGACCTTGGAATGACTGGTACTGGCCAGGCCTGGGGCTGAAGCTGGGGGGGGGGTCCCTGCCTTTAACCAGAAGGTTCCTGGGGCTGGCGAAGCAGAGAGTTGTCTGGCCCTCCTTAGAGGCTCTGGAGGGAGGGACTTACCAGCCTCAGGCCTGAGTCACTGGGTGTCCAGACCCCTCCCTAACTCACCCAGAGGAGTCGTGGGGCCCGGAGGCATCCAGAATGAGCTGCTCCGatatctcctcctcttcctcctcggaCTCCAGGCTCGGCTCCCAGACCCGCAGCTTCTGGTAGAGCACAGGCCCTGCTTCGGGTTCCATGGTCCCACGGTGCCTGCCCTCCTGCCTGCT
The DNA window shown above is from Bos javanicus breed banteng chromosome 19, ARS-OSU_banteng_1.0, whole genome shotgun sequence and carries:
- the GGT6 gene encoding glutathione hydrolase 6 isoform X1, which translates into the protein MEPEAGPVLYQKLRVWEPSLESEEEEEEISEQLILDASGPHDSSGNKAGRLPGAWAQLVAALLLLAVGFSLAVRQLCSSGASPGALGSGAPPASGHSHRPGVYHHGAIISPAAECSRLGRELFVAGGNIVDAGVGAALCLAVVHPHTTGLGATYWGLFHNSSSGNSTALTSGPAQTLAPGLGLPSALPALHMLHTHFGRLPWPHLLVGPISLAQKGFLVDTSLASALAAQDTKGLCPLLCHANGTPLGPGTRVTNTKLAAVLHKASLAPTPDLSGDALLSLLAEDLGLEGPSVGPRPTLEPALQLPLPQGILFTTPSPSAGPELLELLEASLQSAGPSPAPCPALPQAAAAPRSSVLATVDSSGSVLLLTSSLNSSFGSGHLSPSTGVLLSNLVAESAAGAWACPLIFRDISDDTEVDVLGLVASGTPAAARVMTHALLSHLARPQTPDQQGPTESPRACAQGTLLQVAAHTEHAHVSSVPSGCCPFQGF
- the GGT6 gene encoding glutathione hydrolase 6 isoform X2; this encodes MEPEAGPVLYQKLRVWEPSLESEEEEEEISEQLILDASGPHDSSGNKAGRLPGAWAQLVAALLLLAVGFSLAVRQLCSSGASPGALGSGAPPASGHSHRPGVYHHGAIISPAAECSRLGRELFVAGGNIVDAGVGAALCLAVVHPHTTGLGHCCSPQEQCPGHRGQQRLRPPPHLLAQQLLRLWTPVPKHRGSTQQPGG